A single window of bacterium DNA harbors:
- a CDS encoding metallophosphoesterase family protein, with product MRVAIFSDVHGNAAALEAVLADIGARGPFDRILNGGDFAFGGPRPREAVERLIETGYPAVIGNTDEMVAASPEGAVGAVAAWARTRLTPEQVDWLRALPRLRRIEPPGGPPLVLVHATPWSTTDMIDPASPAATVTRAFEQAETRTLVYGHIHRAYIREVAGGLIVNAGSVGFPFDGDPRPAWAVLTLERGAWRAEIVRTEYDREGAAQDLLTSDHPDAETFARRVRTARL from the coding sequence ATGCGGGTCGCGATCTTCTCGGACGTACACGGGAACGCGGCCGCCCTCGAGGCGGTGCTGGCGGACATCGGCGCCCGCGGGCCCTTCGACCGCATCCTGAACGGCGGCGACTTTGCGTTCGGCGGCCCGCGCCCCCGGGAGGCCGTGGAGCGGCTGATCGAGACCGGTTACCCGGCGGTGATCGGCAACACGGATGAGATGGTCGCGGCCTCGCCCGAGGGGGCGGTCGGCGCCGTCGCGGCCTGGGCCCGGACGCGGCTCACGCCGGAGCAGGTGGACTGGCTCCGTGCACTACCGCGGCTGCGGCGGATCGAGCCGCCCGGCGGACCGCCGCTGGTGCTGGTGCACGCGACGCCCTGGTCGACCACCGACATGATCGACCCCGCGTCGCCGGCGGCGACCGTGACACGCGCGTTCGAACAGGCGGAGACACGGACGCTGGTCTACGGGCACATTCACCGCGCCTATATTCGTGAGGTGGCCGGCGGGCTGATCGTGAACGCCGGCAGCGTCGGGTTTCCGTTCGACGGCGATCCGCGGCCGGCGTGGGCGGTCCTGACGCTCGAGCGCGGGGCGTGGCGGGCCGAGATCGTGCGCACCGAGTACGATCGCGAGGGGGCCGCCCAGGACCTGCTGACGAGCGATCATCCGGACGCGGAAACCTTTGCGCGCCGCGTGCGCACCGCCCGCCTGTGA
- a CDS encoding histidinol-phosphatase HisJ family protein encodes MAPNARPDYHIHLERGPWTLEWLERFVETARSRGLTEIGFSEHPHRFRECRAMYPPRDAVSGWVDEQCTESLDDYLRLVEAARKAGLPVKVALEWDYLPGYERELERLMGLYPWDYAIGSVHWIPPEERGGMWWGFDDLSRAEEWTRRDVLDAYRQYFALIAAAAGTRFFDFIGHADVIKVCGYRPAADILDQYEAAAEAFGRAGVCAEINTAGLRKPVGELYPAPAFLAACRRAGVPTLINSDAHTPEDVGRDFDRAAALAHAAGYGEVATFAGRQRTMVPLP; translated from the coding sequence ATGGCCCCGAACGCGCGCCCGGATTACCACATCCACCTCGAACGCGGTCCCTGGACGCTCGAGTGGCTGGAGCGCTTCGTCGAGACGGCGCGATCGCGCGGGCTCACCGAGATCGGCTTCAGCGAGCACCCGCACAGGTTTCGCGAGTGCCGCGCCATGTATCCGCCGCGCGACGCGGTGTCGGGGTGGGTTGACGAGCAGTGCACCGAATCGCTCGACGACTACCTGCGGCTCGTCGAGGCGGCCCGCAAGGCGGGGCTGCCGGTGAAGGTCGCGCTCGAATGGGACTACCTGCCCGGCTACGAGCGCGAGCTCGAGCGGTTGATGGGCCTCTATCCCTGGGACTACGCGATCGGGTCGGTGCACTGGATCCCGCCGGAAGAGCGCGGCGGGATGTGGTGGGGCTTCGACGACCTGTCGCGCGCCGAGGAGTGGACGCGCCGCGACGTGCTCGACGCCTACCGGCAGTACTTTGCGCTGATCGCCGCGGCGGCCGGTACGCGCTTCTTCGACTTCATCGGACATGCGGACGTGATCAAGGTGTGCGGGTACCGTCCCGCCGCGGACATCCTCGACCAGTACGAGGCGGCCGCGGAGGCCTTTGGCCGCGCCGGCGTGTGCGCGGAGATCAACACCGCCGGGCTGCGGAAGCCGGTGGGCGAGTTGTATCCGGCGCCGGCGTTTCTGGCCGCCTGCCGCCGGGCCGGCGTCCCGACGCTCATCAACTCCGATGCGCACACGCCCGAGGATGTCGGCCGGGACTTCGACCGCGCCGCCGCGCTGGCGCATGCCGCGGGGTACGGCGAGGTGGCGACGTTCGCCGGGCGGCAGCGCACGATGGTGCCGCTGCCGTGA
- a CDS encoding class I SAM-dependent methyltransferase, giving the protein MSAPRGSGRGEDEGGDAAALARRLNEARFTATARAYSSSSVAERRDENAALLRLAAPAPDDRALDVACGPGAVLATLAPFVRHAAGVDVTAAMLEQARRRLRDLSTSTPVGAVSLVRGAAEHLPFRDGVFSLAVTTYALHHFGEPRVVVREMVRVVGSGGRVIIGDLVGADDDGARALQNEIERLRDPAHMKMHSAREIEGLLAGEGLTVTGRAAGATGRELGEWLRLAHTPPDRAALVRGRLLETLPDDRAGMNASLDGDAVRFIHRWGIVAARKP; this is encoded by the coding sequence GTGAGCGCTCCGCGCGGGAGCGGCCGCGGCGAAGACGAGGGCGGCGACGCGGCGGCTCTCGCCCGCCGCCTGAACGAAGCGCGGTTCACCGCCACGGCGCGCGCGTATTCGTCGAGTTCGGTCGCCGAGCGGCGCGACGAGAACGCGGCGCTGCTCCGCCTGGCGGCGCCGGCTCCGGACGACCGGGCGCTCGACGTCGCCTGCGGCCCGGGAGCGGTGCTCGCGACGCTGGCGCCTTTCGTGCGGCACGCGGCCGGGGTCGATGTCACCGCCGCGATGCTGGAGCAGGCGCGGCGCCGGCTTCGGGATCTCTCCACCTCTACGCCCGTCGGGGCGGTGTCGCTGGTCCGGGGCGCCGCGGAGCACCTGCCGTTTCGGGACGGGGTATTTTCTCTCGCGGTGACCACCTACGCGCTGCACCACTTCGGCGAGCCGCGCGTGGTCGTGCGGGAGATGGTGCGCGTCGTCGGGTCGGGCGGACGGGTGATCATCGGCGACCTCGTCGGCGCGGACGACGACGGCGCGCGGGCGCTGCAGAACGAGATCGAGCGGCTGCGCGATCCCGCGCACATGAAGATGCACAGCGCGCGAGAGATCGAGGGGCTGCTCGCCGGCGAGGGCTTGACCGTCACCGGCCGCGCCGCGGGGGCGACGGGCCGGGAGTTGGGCGAGTGGCTGCGCCTGGCCCACACGCCGCCGGACCGTGCGGCGCTGGTCCGCGGCCGGCTGCTGGAGACGCTCCCGGACGACCGCGCCGGCATGAACGCGTCCCTCGACGGCGACGCCGTGCGATTCATCCACCGCTGGGGGATCGTGGCCGCGCGAAAGCCCTAA
- a CDS encoding cysteine desulfurase family protein, which translates to MRVYLDYAATTPVDLRVLQAMLPYFTEHPGNASSLHGFGQEARAAVDRARVEVASLLGARPGEIVFTSGATEADNLAVVGVGSAPSARGGAPRGRHIITSAIEHHAVLEACHVLQERGYELTVVPVGSSGIVDPDDVRRAVRPDTSLISIMAANNEIGTLQPLAEIGTIAREHGVPFHSDATQWVGALPARVDDLRVDLLSLSGHKRYGPKGVGALYVRTGTPLVPLQRGGGHERGRRGGTENVPGIVGLGAALRIAGVEMDDEAERLTALRDRLIAGALAIPGVVLNGDPARRLPNNVNLSVEGTDSQSLVIALDLRGVAVSAGSACSSGTLEASHVLSALGVPAERAMSAVRLTLGRPTTTVEIDEALATLRTVVAQLRQAA; encoded by the coding sequence ATGAGGGTGTACCTCGACTACGCGGCCACGACGCCGGTAGACCTGCGCGTGCTCCAGGCGATGCTGCCGTACTTCACCGAGCACCCCGGCAACGCGAGCAGTCTGCACGGGTTTGGCCAGGAGGCGCGCGCCGCGGTCGACCGCGCCCGCGTCGAGGTGGCCTCGCTCCTCGGCGCGCGTCCGGGCGAGATCGTGTTTACCAGCGGCGCCACCGAAGCGGACAATCTGGCGGTCGTCGGCGTCGGCTCGGCCCCGTCTGCGCGGGGCGGTGCGCCCCGTGGCCGGCACATCATCACGTCCGCGATCGAGCACCATGCGGTCCTTGAAGCGTGCCACGTCCTTCAGGAGCGCGGCTACGAGCTGACCGTCGTCCCGGTCGGGTCTTCGGGCATCGTGGACCCCGACGACGTCCGCCGGGCCGTGCGGCCGGACACGTCGCTCATCTCGATCATGGCCGCCAACAACGAGATCGGTACGCTGCAGCCGCTCGCGGAAATCGGGACAATCGCGCGCGAGCACGGCGTGCCGTTTCACTCGGACGCCACGCAGTGGGTCGGCGCCCTGCCGGCGCGCGTCGACGACCTGCGCGTCGATCTCCTGTCGCTCTCCGGACACAAGCGGTACGGACCGAAAGGCGTCGGCGCGCTGTACGTGCGCACCGGGACGCCGCTCGTTCCGCTGCAGCGCGGAGGCGGGCACGAGCGGGGACGGCGCGGCGGCACGGAAAACGTGCCGGGCATCGTCGGCCTGGGGGCGGCGCTGCGCATCGCCGGCGTCGAGATGGACGATGAAGCCGAGCGGCTCACCGCGCTGCGCGACCGCCTGATCGCGGGGGCGTTGGCGATTCCGGGCGTCGTGCTGAACGGCGATCCTGCGCGCCGGCTGCCCAACAACGTCAACCTGTCCGTCGAGGGCACCGACAGCCAGTCGCTCGTCATCGCCCTCGACCTCCGCGGCGTCGCGGTGAGCGCGGGGTCGGCGTGCTCGTCCGGGACCCTCGAAGCGTCGCACGTGTTGAGCGCGCTCGGGGTGCCGGCGGAACGCGCGATGTCCGCGGTGCGCCTTACGCTCGGCCGTCCCACCACGACCGTTGAGATCGACGAGGCGCTGGCGACGCTGCGAACGGTAGTGGCGCAGCTCCGGCAGGCCGCGTAG
- a CDS encoding NADH-quinone oxidoreductase subunit A, whose product MSGYIPVLVHFALALLLAGTLMGLHMAVGGRRATLQKGLPYEAGVWPAGSARRRVPVRYYLIAMLFILFDVEIVFVYPWAVLVRELGPAGIAEMFTFLGLLAVGYLYVLKRGALEWE is encoded by the coding sequence ATGTCGGGCTATATCCCCGTTCTGGTGCACTTCGCGCTCGCGCTTCTCCTCGCCGGCACGCTGATGGGGCTCCACATGGCGGTCGGAGGCCGGCGCGCGACGCTGCAGAAAGGCCTGCCGTATGAAGCCGGGGTGTGGCCGGCCGGCAGCGCCCGCCGCCGCGTCCCCGTACGCTACTATCTCATTGCGATGCTCTTCATCCTGTTCGACGTCGAGATCGTCTTTGTCTATCCGTGGGCGGTCTTGGTCCGGGAGCTGGGGCCCGCCGGAATCGCCGAGATGTTCACGTTCCTCGGGCTGCTCGCAGTCGGCTATCTCTACGTCCTGAAGCGGGGGGCCCTCGAGTGGGAGTGA
- a CDS encoding NADH-quinone oxidoreductase subunit B family protein, whose protein sequence is MIQSERDVERNVLTTTVDRVLNWARAGSVWPVQFGLACCAIEMIASAASRFDIARYGSELFRASPRQADLMIVAGRVSQKMAPVLRHIYDQMLEPKWVIAMGDCASTGGLYNNYAVVQGVDKVVPVDVYIAGCPPRPEALLHGLGLLQNLIARGATARQLR, encoded by the coding sequence GTGATCCAGTCGGAGCGCGACGTCGAGCGGAACGTCCTCACGACGACCGTCGACCGGGTGCTCAATTGGGCGCGCGCGGGCTCCGTGTGGCCGGTTCAGTTCGGCCTGGCCTGCTGCGCGATCGAGATGATTGCGAGCGCCGCCTCGCGCTTCGACATCGCGCGGTACGGGTCAGAGCTGTTCCGTGCCTCGCCCCGGCAGGCCGATCTGATGATCGTGGCCGGCCGCGTCAGTCAGAAGATGGCGCCGGTCCTGCGGCACATCTACGACCAGATGCTCGAGCCGAAGTGGGTCATCGCGATGGGCGACTGCGCCAGCACCGGCGGACTCTACAACAACTACGCGGTCGTGCAGGGCGTCGACAAGGTGGTGCCGGTGGACGTCTACATCGCCGGCTGCCCGCCGCGTCCCGAAGCGCTCCTCCACGGCCTCGGCCTTCTCCAAAATTTGATCGCGCGCGGCGCGACCGCGAGGCAGCTGCGATGA
- a CDS encoding NADH-quinone oxidoreductase subunit C — translation MNHESLLDRLRPHVPWGLTTPREERGRSIIFVTVGALLDVLGAARDRLGLDMLVDLTAWDRIPASPRFEVVYLLGRAGSADRLTVKVQADGDPPRLPTATGLYRAAAFAEREVYDMFGVVFDGHPDLRRILMPDDWEGHPLRRDYSLSEEPVEFHGHTPKVPSAIIPYFPPGSGSGSGGTTPPGGPQP, via the coding sequence GTGAATCACGAGTCGCTCCTCGACCGGCTGCGCCCGCACGTGCCGTGGGGCCTCACGACGCCGCGGGAAGAGCGGGGCCGCTCGATCATCTTCGTGACGGTCGGCGCGCTGCTCGACGTGCTCGGCGCCGCCCGGGACCGCCTCGGCCTCGACATGCTGGTCGATCTCACGGCATGGGACCGCATCCCCGCGTCGCCGCGGTTCGAGGTCGTCTACCTGCTCGGCCGCGCCGGCTCCGCCGACCGGCTGACGGTGAAGGTGCAGGCGGACGGCGACCCGCCGCGCCTGCCGACCGCGACGGGTCTCTACCGCGCGGCCGCTTTCGCCGAGCGCGAGGTCTACGACATGTTCGGCGTCGTCTTCGACGGCCACCCCGATCTGCGGCGCATTCTCATGCCGGACGACTGGGAAGGCCACCCGCTGCGGCGCGACTATTCGCTGTCCGAGGAGCCGGTCGAGTTTCACGGCCACACGCCGAAGGTGCCGAGCGCGATCATTCCTTACTTCCCGCCGGGGAGCGGATCCGGATCGGGAGGCACGACGCCGCCCGGCGGCCCGCAGCCATGA
- a CDS encoding NADH-quinone oxidoreductase subunit D, with protein MKSTAAGTGTNHAEGEVLTLNVGPQHPGTHGVLRVVVELDGEIIRRATPEIGYLHTGIEKQMEARTYLQNVTLVDRIEYLASYNEEMAFYQAVERLLGVEPPPRARAIRILMCELNRIGSHLMFLAAGTLDVNVTSVFMYAMTDREKYLDLSEMLSGQRMMPGYFRPGGVAQDLPDGFVAAARTFLDGLPGRLDEYERLLSDNLIWRERLEGVAPLAREDAIALGATGPVLRGSGIAHDCRKLLPYGGYDEYDFDVPVRAEGDAYARYLVRMEEMRQSRRIALQVLDRLPDGPIIVDDRKIALPPRAELARSMEAVIHQFKLVSEGIHPPAGDSYVATESPRGEKGYFVVSDGSNRPVRAHVRAPSFYNLQTLPAMIEGHPLSDLVVAIASMDIVLGDIDR; from the coding sequence ATGAAATCAACGGCGGCCGGCACAGGCACGAACCATGCCGAAGGCGAGGTGCTGACGCTCAACGTCGGGCCGCAGCACCCGGGGACCCACGGCGTCCTCCGCGTGGTCGTCGAGCTCGACGGCGAGATCATCCGGCGCGCGACCCCGGAGATCGGGTATCTCCACACCGGCATCGAGAAACAGATGGAGGCGCGCACCTACCTCCAGAACGTCACGCTCGTCGACCGGATCGAGTACCTCGCCAGCTACAACGAAGAGATGGCGTTCTATCAAGCGGTCGAGCGGCTGCTCGGCGTCGAGCCGCCGCCGCGGGCGCGCGCAATCCGGATTTTGATGTGTGAGTTGAACCGGATCGGCAGCCATCTCATGTTCCTCGCCGCGGGCACGCTGGACGTGAACGTCACCAGTGTGTTTATGTACGCGATGACCGACCGGGAGAAGTACCTCGATCTGTCGGAGATGTTGTCGGGCCAGCGCATGATGCCCGGCTACTTCCGGCCGGGCGGCGTCGCCCAGGATCTGCCGGACGGCTTTGTCGCGGCGGCGCGGACGTTCCTCGACGGTCTGCCCGGACGGCTCGACGAGTACGAGCGGCTTCTCAGCGACAACCTCATCTGGCGGGAACGGCTCGAGGGCGTGGCGCCGCTCGCGCGGGAAGACGCGATCGCGCTCGGCGCCACGGGGCCGGTGCTCCGCGGGTCGGGGATCGCGCACGACTGCCGGAAGCTGCTGCCGTACGGCGGCTACGACGAATACGACTTCGACGTTCCGGTCCGCGCGGAAGGCGACGCGTACGCCCGCTATCTCGTGCGCATGGAGGAGATGCGCCAGAGCCGGCGGATCGCGCTACAGGTGCTCGACCGGCTGCCGGACGGGCCGATCATCGTCGACGACCGCAAGATCGCGCTGCCGCCGCGGGCGGAGCTTGCGCGCAGCATGGAGGCGGTGATCCATCAGTTCAAGCTGGTGAGCGAGGGGATTCATCCGCCGGCCGGGGACAGCTACGTGGCGACCGAATCGCCGCGGGGGGAGAAGGGCTACTTCGTCGTGAGCGACGGCAGCAACAGGCCGGTCCGGGCGCACGTCCGCGCGCCGTCCTTCTACAATTTGCAGACGCTGCCGGCGATGATCGAAGGCCATCCGCTCTCCGATCTCGTCGTCGCGATCGCGAGCATGGACATCGTGCTCGGAGACATCGACCGCTGA
- the nuoE gene encoding NADH-quinone oxidoreductase subunit NuoE — MARMLTAETLEAIARARARYARAQSALLPALHAAQAQVGYLPEPALADVAEALGVPVTEVAAVATFYSMFHTERVGRHVVRVCTNLACHLNGADQVMDRLCDRLGIRAGQTTPDGVVSLEIAECLAACEEAPVLLADADRVARVTPEGVDDLVRRLRADG, encoded by the coding sequence ATGGCCCGGATGCTGACCGCGGAGACCCTCGAGGCGATCGCCCGGGCCCGCGCGCGGTATGCGCGCGCGCAGTCCGCGCTGCTGCCCGCCCTGCACGCCGCGCAGGCACAGGTCGGGTACCTGCCGGAGCCGGCGCTGGCCGACGTCGCCGAGGCGCTCGGCGTGCCGGTCACCGAGGTCGCCGCGGTCGCGACGTTCTACTCGATGTTCCACACCGAGCGGGTCGGTCGGCACGTCGTCCGCGTGTGCACGAACCTCGCGTGCCATCTCAACGGCGCGGATCAGGTGATGGACCGGTTGTGCGACCGGCTGGGGATCCGGGCCGGCCAGACGACGCCGGACGGCGTGGTCTCGCTGGAAATCGCGGAGTGTCTGGCTGCGTGCGAAGAGGCGCCGGTGCTGCTCGCCGACGCCGACCGCGTCGCGCGGGTCACACCCGAGGGGGTGGACGATCTGGTCCGGAGGCTCCGTGCCGATGGCTGA
- the nuoF gene encoding NADH-quinone oxidoreductase subunit NuoF, producing MAELIVTRHLGPERASIDAYLATGGYRAAARALKELTPDQVTDMAERSGLRGRGGAGFPTGRKWKLTPKREGETRYLVVNADEGEPGTFKDRTLIEGDPHAILEGSLIAAYANGVHHAYVYLRGEFFLGFERLSRALAEAYGRGYFGTNILGTGFDLELTIHRGAGAYICGEETALLESLEGRRAFPRQKPPYYPAVRGLYDRPTVLNNAETMAHLPHVIAMGPEAYKAAGPPILYSVSGHVVRPGVKELPIGTSLREIIFEHSGGLRPGRTLKAVYPGGSSSAILLPEHLDVPADFDSLAKIGTMLGSSAIIVMDDTACIPAVIGRAVEFYRDESCGKCTPCREGTVWLGQIFERILDGRGRMEDLDLLDGISRNMTGTCFCLLGESVPPSLRASLKYFRDEYVQLIEAGGRGGAAASRRGESVPA from the coding sequence ATGGCTGAGCTGATCGTGACCCGGCACCTCGGGCCGGAGCGGGCGTCCATCGACGCGTACCTGGCCACCGGCGGGTACCGGGCGGCGGCGCGCGCGCTCAAGGAGCTGACGCCCGACCAGGTGACCGACATGGCGGAGCGGAGCGGCCTGCGGGGCCGCGGCGGCGCGGGCTTCCCGACCGGCCGGAAGTGGAAGCTCACGCCGAAGCGCGAAGGGGAGACGCGGTATCTGGTCGTCAACGCGGACGAGGGCGAGCCCGGCACCTTCAAGGACCGCACGCTGATCGAGGGCGATCCGCACGCGATCCTCGAGGGCAGCCTCATCGCCGCTTACGCGAACGGCGTGCACCACGCCTACGTCTACCTGCGCGGCGAGTTCTTCCTCGGATTTGAGCGATTGAGCCGGGCGCTCGCGGAGGCCTACGGGCGGGGCTACTTCGGGACGAACATTCTCGGCACCGGCTTCGACCTCGAGCTGACGATTCACCGCGGCGCCGGCGCCTACATCTGCGGCGAAGAAACCGCGCTGCTCGAGAGCCTGGAGGGCCGGCGCGCGTTCCCGCGGCAGAAGCCGCCGTACTATCCCGCGGTGCGCGGCCTCTACGACCGGCCGACGGTGCTCAACAACGCCGAGACGATGGCGCACCTCCCGCACGTCATTGCGATGGGGCCGGAGGCGTACAAGGCGGCGGGGCCGCCGATCCTTTACTCCGTATCGGGCCACGTCGTGCGGCCAGGCGTGAAGGAGCTGCCGATCGGGACCTCGCTTCGCGAGATCATCTTCGAGCATTCGGGCGGCCTGCGTCCGGGCCGGACCCTCAAGGCCGTCTATCCCGGCGGCTCCTCGTCGGCCATCCTGCTGCCGGAGCATCTCGACGTCCCGGCGGACTTCGACTCGCTCGCGAAGATCGGGACGATGCTCGGGTCGAGCGCGATCATCGTGATGGACGACACGGCCTGCATCCCGGCGGTGATCGGGCGGGCCGTGGAGTTCTACCGCGATGAATCGTGCGGGAAGTGCACGCCGTGCCGCGAGGGCACCGTGTGGCTCGGCCAGATCTTCGAGCGCATCCTCGACGGCCGCGGCCGGATGGAAGATCTCGACCTCCTCGACGGCATCAGCCGCAACATGACGGGCACGTGCTTCTGCCTGCTCGGCGAGAGCGTGCCGCCGAGTCTGCGCGCGTCCCTCAAGTATTTCCGCGACGAGTACGTGCAGCTGATCGAGGCCGGCGGCCGCGGGGGGGCCGCGGCCTCCCGGCGCGGGGAAAGCGTGCCGGCGTGA